The Planktothrix tepida PCC 9214 genomic interval ATTAGAATCAACACAACTGATTCCAGCCTTTCAAGACGCTTTAAACTTAAATTCCATTGAAGAATTAATTCCCGTTGTTTACCGTCAAGGATGGGTAGTTAAAGATATTGCCAGTCTAGCTCCAATTGTGGATCAAGTTGCGGCTTCGGGTGATCCGATTGCTCAAACGATTATTAAAAATGCAGCCCATGAATTAGCCTTAGCTACAGAAGTCGCCATTAACCATTTATTTGAACCCACAGAATCCTTTGAAATTGTTGTTATGGGAGGAGTTTGGAAAGGATTAGCGAATTTTCGTCGCCAATTTGAAGCTGAAATTAATGCGATCGCACCTTTAGCAACGATTATCTCTCCGCGTCATGAACCTGCCTATGGTGCAGGGTTGTTAGCGTTACATACAATAGGCTAAGATCAGAAGATTTCTACCTCTCAATATATTAAACGTACTTTTGGAGAACACGATTTCAAAACGGCTTTTTTTATGATGAGAGAAAGATTTCATGAATGTTCATTAGCGGCTTTAGAGCTTAAGCGGTTAGCTGCTCAAAGTAATGATTCTTCCGATGACAACTGTTGTACTAACTCTCAAGGCGAATGTCAGTGCTTAAGCTGTTGTTGTTTAGATCGCGAGTCACAACAAAAGTGCTATAATGATAATGATGACTGTTGTAAAGACTGCTCTAATACTTTAGATTCGCCTGAATTTTGGGAAAGGACTAGAGAAATTTTAGATAAGAACTGTTCATCTCCCCAAAAAATTAGTAAATGCACTCTATCTTGTTGTACCTTTGGAATTTCTGATATATGTTGTTATTCTAGTGAACTAAAGATTTAAAAGTTGCTTCAAAGCTCAAGAAAATCAAGATTCTTAAAATCTTTATTTAGTCATAGATTTTAGTCAGTAGGTAGGAAATAATATTTACAAGTTTGTCATTATTTTGCTAACTTAGTTATCGGCTAAATTGCCCCTAATATTCTCAGGAGGAAAAATGTTAGATGAAACGACTCTTGAACAACGCCTAGTAACTCTTGAACGAGCGGTTGCTGACCTTCAAGGCAAGTCTCAGAGCCAGTCTACATCAGAAAACTGGCTAGAAAAATTGATCGGTTCAGTTTCCGATCAAGCAGCTTTTATAAAATCTTTAGAATATGGACGAGCTTTTCGTCAAGCCGATCAACCCGTCGTTCAAGGTAATCAAGAATTGTGAAATATCTGCTCGACACCGACCACATTAGTTTCTTACAGCGAGGTTCAAGTTTAGAATATACTCGTTTAACCGATCAAATGAGCCAACACTCACCATCAGATTTTGCTTTATCAGTTATTAGTTTTCACGAACAAATACTTGGCGCACACGATTTTATCAATCGTGCTAAAACAAATACCGACACTCTTCGTGGATATACTTTGTTATTAGAAATCCTTCAAGGTTTTGCAAATGCCCCGGTTTTACCATTTGATCCAGTTGCAATCA includes:
- a CDS encoding transferase hexapeptide repeat containing protein, with product MLDETTLEQRLVTLERAVADLQGKSQSQSTSENWLEKLIGSVSDQAAFIKSLEYGRAFRQADQPVVQGNQEL
- a CDS encoding type II toxin-antitoxin system VapC family toxin; its protein translation is MKYLLDTDHISFLQRGSSLEYTRLTDQMSQHSPSDFALSVISFHEQILGAHDFINRAKTNTDTLRGYTLLLEILQGFANAPVLPFDPVAITIFEQMRSQQIRVSTMDLRIAAIAISRNLVLLTRNVRDFSKVPGLKTEDWTV